Proteins from one bacterium genomic window:
- the hisS gene encoding histidine--tRNA ligase produces the protein MAARSPIQAVRGFKDVLGQEIGLWQRVEATAREVLERYGFKEIRVPVLERTELFARSIGESTDIVEKEMYSFQDRSGISLTLRPEATAGILRAYIEHGLYQSEPVQKLYFMGPMFRYERPQKGRYRQFHQIDAEVLGSSDPRTDAELLAALRCFFQELDLEELDFQINSLGCPECRPAFRNRVVAYLEGRKDSLCPDCNRRLSVNPLRIYDCKAQGCREALEGAPSILDGLCQLCMEHLETVKEHLSLLGVPFSMNPFIVRGLDYYRRTTFEVLSGALGAQNAVCGGGRYDGLIQELGGPDLPGIGFAVGVERLVWILEQKGALEQQPLELFVAALGEKASREAFLWVEQARSLGLRAEMDFRGGSLKAQLRRADKLGARRVLILGEKELASGKAPLRDMVKALQAEVDLVDLRNVLAKWKQRPGILDDRG, from the coding sequence ATGGCAGCTCGCAGTCCCATTCAGGCCGTCAGGGGCTTCAAGGATGTGCTGGGCCAGGAGATTGGGCTTTGGCAGCGGGTGGAGGCAACAGCCCGGGAAGTGCTGGAGCGCTACGGGTTTAAGGAAATCAGGGTGCCAGTGCTGGAGCGTACAGAGCTCTTTGCCAGAAGCATAGGGGAGTCAACTGACATCGTAGAAAAAGAGATGTACAGCTTTCAGGATCGAAGCGGAATCTCCCTTACCCTTAGGCCAGAGGCCACGGCTGGGATACTAAGGGCTTACATAGAGCATGGACTTTACCAGAGCGAGCCTGTTCAAAAATTGTATTTTATGGGCCCCATGTTTCGCTATGAAAGGCCTCAAAAGGGAAGGTACCGCCAGTTTCACCAGATCGACGCCGAGGTTCTGGGTTCCTCTGATCCCAGAACAGACGCAGAACTGCTGGCAGCATTGAGGTGCTTTTTCCAGGAGCTGGACCTGGAGGAATTGGATTTCCAAATAAACTCCCTGGGCTGCCCTGAGTGCAGGCCGGCCTTTAGAAACAGAGTCGTGGCATACCTGGAAGGGCGCAAGGATTCTCTTTGCCCTGACTGTAACAGACGTCTTTCGGTGAATCCCTTGAGAATTTACGACTGCAAAGCACAGGGATGCAGGGAAGCCCTAGAGGGCGCTCCGAGTATCCTGGATGGGCTTTGCCAGCTCTGTATGGAGCACCTGGAAACTGTCAAGGAGCACCTGAGCCTCTTGGGCGTTCCCTTTTCCATGAATCCCTTCATTGTGCGGGGCTTGGATTATTACAGGAGAACCACCTTCGAAGTCTTAAGCGGAGCCTTGGGGGCCCAAAACGCGGTTTGCGGCGGAGGGCGTTACGATGGGCTGATCCAGGAGCTGGGCGGGCCCGACTTGCCTGGCATAGGATTTGCCGTGGGAGTGGAACGCCTGGTGTGGATTCTTGAACAAAAAGGAGCCTTGGAGCAACAGCCTCTGGAGCTATTCGTGGCGGCCCTGGGAGAAAAGGCCTCCAGAGAGGCTTTCTTGTGGGTGGAGCAGGCCAGAAGCCTGGGGCTCAGGGCTGAGATGGACTTCAGGGGAGGCAGCCTCAAGGCCCAGCTCAGGCGGGCGGACAAGTTGGGAGCAAGGAGGGTCCTCATCCTGGGGGAAAAGGAACTGGCATCTGGGAAGGCACCCTTGAGGGACATGGTAAAGGCTCTCCAGGCAGAGGTGGATCTGGTAGATCTAAGAAATGTTCT
- the larC gene encoding nickel pincer cofactor biosynthesis protein LarC, with the protein MRILYIDAFSGASGDMILGALLDLGVPLEALLEPLRLLPMGPWELKVTRESRHHIHGTRVQVELPVEIHEHRTHAQIRAMLLQAALPQAVRDRSLRIFQELAKAEARIHDRDPDQITFHEVGAVDSIVDIVGAAMGFEFLQPQKVVVSALPLGRGLVHAHHGTLPVPAPATLEILKDVPVHQGDVEAELVTPTGAAILKEVAHEFGGMPAMMPKKIGYGVGSRELPTRPNLLRMILGESATAGWREDWVLEANIDDMNPEFCEHLMEKLLEAGALDVGWSPMVMKRGRPGGLLRVLVESRNRDSVSEVILLESTSIGLRAYSVVRQCLERRQEEVEVPWGKVRVKVSSLGGRVINALPEYQDCREVALKSKVSLKEVYFRALAAYFCKSGAGD; encoded by the coding sequence TTGCGGATCCTTTACATAGATGCCTTCAGCGGAGCCAGCGGGGATATGATCTTGGGAGCCCTTTTGGATCTAGGAGTTCCACTGGAGGCGCTACTGGAGCCCCTTAGGCTCCTTCCCATGGGGCCATGGGAGTTGAAAGTAACGAGGGAGTCCCGTCATCACATCCACGGAACCAGGGTCCAGGTGGAACTGCCTGTTGAAATTCATGAGCACAGGACCCACGCCCAAATCAGGGCCATGCTGCTGCAGGCGGCTCTGCCACAGGCGGTCCGAGACAGAAGCTTGAGAATTTTCCAGGAGCTGGCCAAGGCCGAGGCCAGGATCCATGACAGGGATCCGGACCAGATAACCTTTCACGAAGTGGGGGCCGTGGATTCCATTGTGGACATCGTGGGTGCAGCAATGGGCTTTGAGTTTCTTCAGCCACAAAAGGTTGTGGTTTCAGCCCTTCCTCTGGGCAGAGGTCTCGTGCATGCCCACCACGGTACATTGCCGGTGCCGGCTCCGGCAACCCTCGAGATCCTGAAAGATGTGCCCGTGCACCAGGGAGATGTGGAGGCTGAGCTGGTGACCCCCACAGGGGCTGCCATACTCAAGGAAGTGGCCCATGAGTTCGGGGGCATGCCGGCCATGATGCCCAAGAAAATAGGCTATGGAGTGGGCTCAAGGGAATTGCCCACCAGGCCTAACCTGCTGAGAATGATTTTGGGGGAGTCTGCCACAGCAGGTTGGAGGGAAGACTGGGTCCTGGAAGCAAACATAGACGACATGAACCCCGAATTCTGCGAACACCTCATGGAGAAACTTCTTGAGGCTGGGGCCCTGGATGTGGGTTGGTCTCCCATGGTGATGAAGAGAGGAAGACCGGGAGGGCTCCTGAGGGTTCTGGTGGAAAGCCGAAACAGGGATTCTGTCTCGGAGGTCATTCTGTTGGAGTCCACATCCATAGGTCTTCGGGCCTACTCGGTGGTGCGCCAGTGTCTGGAAAGACGTCAGGAAGAGGTTGAAGTCCCTTGGGGGAAGGTGAGGGTGAAGGTGAGTTCCTTAGGGGGAAGAGTAATAAACGCCCTTCCAGAATATCAGGATTGCCGGGAAGTGGCCCTCAAGAGCAAAGTGTCCCTCAAGGAAGTCTACTTCCGCGCTCTTGCAGCTTATTTCTGCAAGAGCGGGGCCGGAGATTGA
- a CDS encoding phosphatidylglycerophosphatase A, which translates to MGPDWESLGLRVATVGALGRVPFAPGTAASGLGLLVHLALQGLPGAWTWVVLAAVALMGVWASACAEKILNQKDPPQVVIDEVLGMVACLAGLGTGFLTMGVAFGLFRTLDVLKPPPIRHLEKILPGGWAVVGDDLAAAAAVQIVMRILGASGLMAGN; encoded by the coding sequence TTGGGACCGGATTGGGAGAGCCTGGGACTGAGGGTGGCCACTGTGGGCGCCTTGGGGCGGGTTCCTTTTGCTCCTGGTACCGCAGCCAGTGGGCTGGGGCTTTTGGTCCATCTTGCTCTCCAGGGGCTGCCGGGGGCGTGGACCTGGGTGGTTTTGGCAGCTGTGGCCTTAATGGGGGTCTGGGCTTCGGCATGTGCAGAAAAAATCTTGAATCAGAAGGATCCACCACAGGTTGTCATAGACGAGGTTTTGGGAATGGTTGCATGCCTGGCCGGATTGGGTACGGGTTTTCTCACCATGGGAGTAGCCTTTGGCCTTTTCAGAACACTGGATGTGTTGAAACCGCCTCCCATCAGGCACTTGGAAAAGATTCTTCCGGGAGGCTGGGCAGTGGTAGGGGATGACTTGGCAGCCGCTGCTGCTGTGCAGATAGTAATGCGAATACTGGGGGCTTCAGGCCTTATGGCAGGCAATTGA